The following proteins come from a genomic window of Alphaproteobacteria bacterium:
- a CDS encoding aspartate kinase: MSLIVAKFGGSSVANIRRVERCVAIVKKLMQHHKVVVVVSAAFNTTNRLEDQLSHFEGDQKTSFHDLVLSTGEQVVVGLFSLALQKHGMKPKSFLGYEVPIITSATPTHAEIADIPTGKLLASVREDFIPVVAGFQGVSKDGVITTLGRGGSDLTAVELAHYLQADECQIYSDVEGVYTSDPKIIPTAQRLDYLTYDEMFQLSKCGAKVLQENAARKALEKKVKVRLVSSFIDSPGTVLVEDVKEKSRFASLYMNGKEGYIVGKNVSAMNINGQKLSDAVLQIDTNAGDIKTLHDDLLKLSFS; the protein is encoded by the coding sequence GTGTCACTCATTGTTGCAAAATTCGGTGGATCATCTGTAGCCAATATCAGACGTGTTGAGCGCTGCGTGGCTATTGTGAAAAAGCTTATGCAACATCATAAGGTTGTGGTGGTTGTATCAGCTGCCTTCAACACAACAAATCGGTTGGAGGATCAACTCAGTCATTTTGAAGGTGATCAAAAAACATCATTCCATGATTTAGTTTTATCTACGGGCGAGCAAGTGGTTGTTGGGCTTTTCTCCTTAGCTCTGCAAAAGCATGGTATGAAGCCCAAATCATTTTTAGGATATGAAGTGCCAATTATCACAAGCGCTACACCAACGCATGCAGAAATTGCAGATATTCCAACAGGAAAGTTGTTGGCAAGTGTGCGTGAAGATTTTATACCTGTTGTGGCAGGATTTCAAGGTGTTTCAAAAGATGGTGTTATTACGACATTAGGTCGCGGAGGGTCTGATCTAACAGCTGTGGAATTAGCTCATTATCTACAGGCAGATGAATGTCAGATCTATTCTGATGTTGAAGGGGTGTATACAAGTGATCCTAAGATCATTCCAACAGCACAGAGGTTGGATTATTTAACTTATGATGAGATGTTTCAGTTATCGAAATGCGGAGCGAAAGTTTTGCAAGAAAATGCTGCGCGAAAGGCGTTAGAAAAGAAAGTTAAAGTTCGATTGGTATCAAGTTTTATTGATAGTCCTGGAACAGTTTTGGTTGAAGATGTAAAAGAAAAATCCAGATTCGCATCTTTATATATGAATGGCAAAGAAGGGTATATCGTGGGCAAAAATGTCAGCGCAATGAATATTAATGGACAGAAGTTAAGTGATGCAGTTTTGCAAATTGATACAAATGCTGGGGATATAAAAACATTACATGATGATTTATTAAAACTATCTTTTAGTTGA
- a CDS encoding helix-turn-helix transcriptional regulator: MIIIDLDVMMAKRKIKLKDLAQKVGITEANLSILKNNKAKAIRFSTLSALCEHLNCAPGDLLVYQPTPSS; this comes from the coding sequence ATGATTATCATTGATCTAGACGTCATGATGGCCAAAAGAAAAATTAAACTCAAAGACCTCGCGCAAAAAGTTGGCATTACAGAAGCAAATCTTTCAATTCTTAAAAACAATAAGGCAAAGGCTATTCGATTCTCCACACTTAGCGCACTATGCGAACATTTAAATTGCGCACCTGGAGATTTGTTGGTTTATCAGCCAACACCGTCATCCTGA
- a CDS encoding NAD(P)H-dependent oxidoreductase — protein MYVVNCSLNPKSKGRRVFDKIQEEYKNFNYVDLEDYPLPHCNGWTQSAFEDKNVKILHDKLIDSKGILLVAPVYNWDINSVAKNFMEMLGTPYEKNGLTGKVFHHKVIGIIAISGSKSSYLAHLGLMNSFMIDFQAFIVPKHALITREDFKEDGSFNMTYVNETVDYFEKMVKALGGVMAKS, from the coding sequence ATGTATGTCGTCAACTGCAGCCTCAACCCTAAAAGCAAAGGCAGAAGGGTTTTCGATAAAATTCAAGAAGAGTATAAAAATTTCAACTATGTTGATTTAGAGGATTACCCCCTACCTCATTGTAATGGATGGACACAATCTGCATTTGAAGATAAGAATGTCAAAATTCTTCATGATAAATTAATTGATTCCAAGGGTATTCTTCTAGTAGCGCCAGTTTACAACTGGGATATCAACTCTGTTGCAAAAAATTTCATGGAAATGCTTGGCACGCCTTATGAAAAAAATGGACTCACTGGTAAAGTATTTCATCACAAAGTCATTGGTATTATTGCTATATCAGGCTCAAAAAGCAGTTACCTTGCACACCTTGGTCTTATGAATAGCTTTATGATAGATTTTCAGGCATTTATCGTACCAAAACATGCATTGATTACGCGCGAAGATTTTAAAGAAGATGGTAGCTTTAATATGACATATGTGAATGAAACCGTGGATTATTTTGAGAAAATGGTGAAGGCGTTGGGAGGTGTCATGGCAAAGTCCTGA
- a CDS encoding glycine--tRNA ligase subunit alpha, with protein sequence MQKTIFKLQEYWANQGCVIVQPYDLEVGAGTSSPMTVLRALGDDAWACAYAQPSRRPTDGRYAENPNRTQMYYQFQVLMKPAPENTQELYLKSLEYIGLDLSKHDIRFVEDDWENPSLGASGLGWEVWCDGLEITQFTYFQTVGGLDLSKVSLELTYGVERIVAFMQGVESHFDIKWNDQYTYCDIFERNEVEFSHYNFTRANTDVLLQHFNDYEKECENLLYYELPLPAYDQCLKANHVFNLLDARGVISVTERAHYIARIRKLSKGCCEAYLSGAASSRGA encoded by the coding sequence ATGCAAAAAACGATTTTTAAACTTCAAGAATATTGGGCAAACCAAGGGTGTGTGATTGTGCAACCTTATGACTTAGAGGTTGGTGCGGGAACATCAAGCCCTATGACAGTTTTGAGAGCATTGGGTGATGATGCTTGGGCGTGCGCATATGCACAACCATCAAGACGTCCAACAGATGGTCGATATGCAGAGAATCCAAATCGCACTCAAATGTATTATCAGTTTCAAGTTCTTATGAAGCCCGCGCCAGAAAATACGCAAGAGCTGTATCTGAAGAGTTTAGAATATATTGGTTTGGATTTATCCAAACATGATATTCGTTTCGTAGAGGATGATTGGGAGAATCCGTCTTTAGGTGCATCAGGTCTTGGATGGGAAGTGTGGTGTGATGGTCTTGAGATTACACAGTTCACATATTTTCAAACTGTTGGTGGGCTTGATTTGTCCAAAGTTTCACTTGAGTTAACGTATGGTGTTGAGAGAATTGTTGCGTTTATGCAAGGTGTGGAAAGTCACTTTGATATCAAGTGGAATGATCAATATACGTATTGTGATATTTTTGAACGCAATGAAGTTGAGTTTTCACACTACAATTTTACACGCGCGAACACGGATGTTTTGTTGCAGCACTTTAATGACTATGAAAAAGAATGTGAGAATTTGCTGTATTACGAATTACCTTTACCTGCGTATGATCAATGTCTAAAAGCAAATCATGTGTTTAACTTATTGGATGCAAGGGGTGTGATTAGTGTTACTGAGCGCGCGCATTATATTGCGCGAATTCGTAAGTTGTCGAAGGGGTGTTGTGAGGCTTATTTGAGTGGGGCCGCGTCATCACGAGGGGCGTAG
- a CDS encoding DASS family sodium-coupled anion symporter has translation MLCVFIGLFIYLLPQPASLSIEAWKLLAIFIGTIFGLILRPLPMGATALVGLCIAIFTNTLDVKTQALTGFSSHVIWLIVMVFFIARAVIKTNFGIRIAYYFLSLVGSKTLYLGYAMSFAEMCLAPFIPSSTARAGGVMFPIIKSISETLGSTPADGTEKKVGSFLIQVGFHANAITSAMFLTASAANLIAQSLAAQQGIEILWSNWFIASCVPAMCSIILMPYLIYKLDPPQETELQNATKIAQAQLKKLGPVSQKEKYMAGIFVVMLLLWAGETVFGINATTVAFLGVSLCLLVNILDLDDIISEKEAWNTLLWLSILFTMSTYLQKFGLISWMAGYLSALTQGFSPMSVLMILAFSYLYIHYFFAGNTTQVTSVYPAFLAVCIMSGAPPLLSALLLGFLSALYACLTHYATAAAPIYFAAGFVPVKTWWKVGFFISLLYVVCWFGIGMLWWKFLGLY, from the coding sequence TTGCTCTGTGTTTTTATCGGTTTATTCATCTATCTACTTCCACAACCAGCTTCACTCTCTATAGAAGCCTGGAAATTACTTGCTATTTTCATTGGAACAATTTTTGGTCTTATTTTAAGGCCGCTTCCCATGGGTGCAACCGCCTTAGTCGGGCTTTGTATTGCAATTTTCACCAACACGCTTGATGTAAAAACTCAGGCGCTTACAGGTTTTAGTTCACATGTAATCTGGCTCATTGTGATGGTATTTTTTATTGCTAGAGCGGTTATCAAAACCAACTTTGGTATTCGTATTGCCTATTACTTTTTATCACTTGTTGGCAGTAAAACATTATATCTTGGATACGCTATGTCCTTTGCGGAAATGTGTCTTGCGCCATTTATTCCTAGCAGCACGGCGCGTGCAGGCGGTGTAATGTTTCCTATCATTAAATCAATTTCAGAAACACTTGGCAGCACGCCTGCAGATGGAACAGAAAAAAAGGTTGGCTCATTCCTTATACAAGTTGGTTTTCATGCAAATGCTATTACAAGCGCTATGTTCTTAACCGCTTCCGCAGCTAACCTCATCGCGCAAAGTCTTGCAGCTCAACAAGGTATTGAAATCTTATGGAGCAATTGGTTTATCGCATCATGTGTACCTGCAATGTGCTCTATTATCTTAATGCCTTATCTCATTTATAAACTTGACCCACCTCAAGAAACAGAGTTGCAAAACGCAACCAAAATTGCGCAAGCGCAACTTAAAAAACTTGGACCAGTGTCACAAAAAGAAAAATATATGGCAGGTATTTTTGTTGTTATGCTCTTATTATGGGCTGGAGAAACTGTCTTTGGCATAAATGCCACAACTGTTGCATTTTTAGGTGTATCATTATGTCTTTTGGTGAATATTTTAGACCTGGATGATATTATTAGCGAAAAAGAAGCTTGGAATACATTATTGTGGCTATCTATCCTCTTCACAATGTCTACATATCTACAAAAATTTGGTTTGATTAGCTGGATGGCGGGCTATCTAAGCGCATTAACTCAAGGGTTTTCACCTATGAGTGTATTAATGATATTGGCCTTTAGTTATCTATATATTCATTACTTCTTTGCTGGCAACACGACACAAGTTACATCTGTTTATCCTGCCTTCTTAGCGGTATGTATAATGTCTGGCGCACCTCCACTTTTGTCTGCCTTGTTGCTAGGATTCTTGAGCGCACTTTATGCATGCCTTACACACTATGCCACAGCAGCAGCGCCCATTTATTTTGCTGCTGGTTTTGTGCCTGTAAAAACTTGGTGGAAAGTTGGGTTTTTTATTAGCTTGCTTTATGTAGTCTGCTGGTTTGGTATTGGAATGCTATGGTGGAAGTTCCTCGGCCTTTATTAA
- a CDS encoding leucyl aminopeptidase: protein MARLDFKFSFGKEVNSDFHVICVKKDQWQSQLDQELKDLATKYAFEGKEGQKFLHQTKDKARLVIACGENFLKTGRIIYTLTKDFPYNAHISLICHGFEKHEIQDIVIGLKLQAYEFMSYKTVFEESYKKRQNAFHIVSDLDIAGDVMNYDPVIDGVMFTKDLSNEPANMLYPETLAEQIKEKLKGLPITVKILDVPAMEKLGMGGILAVGRGSIRPPRMIILEYKGGPINEPSLAFVGKAVTFDTGGISIKPSASMEDMKHDMTGGATVAGLFYALAKRGAKVNVIGVIGAAENMADGDAYRPSDIVKTASGKTIEVLNTDAEGRVVLSDALWYASNYKPKLIIDLATLTGAITVGLSSIFAGIFTESDALAARLSEAAEAVGEPVWRMPLHKSFTKAIKSKIADVRNTSTIKGGGSSTAAAFLREFVPKEIDWCHMDIAGVAYGITSDHLDKEGASGFGVRLLDAFVREYEK from the coding sequence ATGGCACGATTGGATTTCAAATTTTCATTTGGAAAAGAAGTAAACTCAGATTTTCATGTGATCTGTGTAAAAAAAGATCAATGGCAATCTCAGTTAGATCAAGAACTGAAAGATTTAGCAACAAAGTATGCCTTTGAAGGTAAGGAAGGGCAAAAATTTTTACACCAAACAAAAGACAAAGCGCGTTTGGTTATTGCGTGCGGTGAGAATTTTTTGAAAACAGGGCGTATAATTTATACATTGACAAAAGATTTTCCATATAACGCACATATTTCTTTGATTTGTCATGGATTTGAAAAACATGAAATTCAAGATATAGTGATTGGTCTAAAATTGCAGGCATATGAGTTTATGTCTTATAAAACTGTTTTTGAAGAAAGTTATAAGAAGAGACAGAATGCGTTTCATATTGTATCAGATCTAGATATAGCTGGAGATGTGATGAATTATGATCCTGTAATAGATGGTGTAATGTTTACGAAGGATTTAAGCAATGAGCCTGCGAATATGTTGTATCCCGAAACACTCGCTGAGCAGATTAAAGAAAAATTAAAAGGGTTACCTATAACAGTAAAAATTCTAGATGTTCCTGCTATGGAAAAGTTAGGTATGGGTGGAATTCTTGCAGTTGGCCGTGGAAGTATAAGACCTCCGCGGATGATTATTTTAGAGTATAAGGGTGGGCCTATTAACGAACCTTCTCTTGCTTTTGTTGGAAAGGCTGTCACATTTGATACCGGCGGAATATCAATTAAACCATCTGCATCTATGGAAGATATGAAACATGATATGACCGGCGGTGCAACTGTTGCAGGGTTGTTTTATGCTTTGGCAAAACGTGGTGCAAAAGTGAATGTCATAGGTGTGATTGGAGCTGCAGAAAATATGGCAGATGGAGACGCGTATCGTCCAAGTGATATTGTAAAAACCGCCTCAGGTAAAACTATTGAAGTTTTAAATACAGATGCGGAAGGGCGTGTAGTTCTTTCTGATGCGCTATGGTATGCGTCTAATTATAAGCCAAAGCTTATTATTGATCTTGCAACATTGACAGGCGCTATTACGGTTGGTCTTAGCTCTATTTTTGCAGGAATATTCACAGAAAGTGATGCGTTAGCTGCGCGTTTATCTGAAGCAGCAGAAGCAGTAGGAGAGCCAGTTTGGCGTATGCCACTTCACAAGAGCTTCACAAAAGCAATTAAGTCAAAGATCGCAGATGTGAGAAATACAAGCACAATTAAAGGTGGCGGCAGCAGCACAGCCGCAGCATTTTTACGGGAATTTGTTCCAAAAGAGATTGACTGGTGCCATATGGACATTGCAGGTGTAGCTTATGGAATTACGAGCGACCATCTTGATAAAGAGGGCGCATCTGGGTTTGGTGTGCGATTGTTAGACGCGTTTGTGCGTGAATATGAGAAATAA
- a CDS encoding alkaline phosphatase family protein, whose translation MIGPLLAFRGCENQIWNVSILVVIDRDKNETPPILGRPNLQPLNPPQPFAKILNYEFIRFKLQIIQTDQQQNIAYTINNQEYTFIVPAAGQNPHILYTSCNRYDEERWVETNGFQANWKTIVTQHKQAPFHINLGGGDQVYADDVLEIPIVRTNIKKSALTVEEIKELDETILNFYIKLYISYISQPFYKDILASIPALNMLDDHEIFNNAGITTEFANNPLCKILFDHAYEIYMIFQNHTTTTEAKSLGYFGPNGRKNFSILRKAGDVYILGMDIRGDISKQSILPEDARMLILDKLNTIPETATHLLIMSSIPIVFPEIRVLTRIVDSDTSKLQMPSLSDLVGLWGSYLLFEERDAFIQDILTFAKTRKEQNKPLRITFLAGDTHMASAGVVYKYKHTPFYKNPEYILQLTSSGVGSTFGKTRASQSYSQFFVLDALQFFFQKKTRAESNKNIKMQMLHFDKKALLKIRNKNFFIAQRNWLTLRFADDKRKGITNIHATLFAEHINSDINKDKKPVQYVMDIPGLL comes from the coding sequence ATGATTGGACCCCTACTTGCATTTCGCGGTTGCGAAAATCAAATATGGAATGTGAGCATATTAGTTGTCATTGATCGTGATAAAAATGAAACGCCTCCTATCCTAGGCAGACCAAATCTACAGCCTTTAAACCCTCCCCAACCGTTCGCGAAAATTTTAAATTATGAATTTATCCGCTTTAAACTTCAAATTATTCAAACAGACCAACAACAAAACATCGCCTATACAATCAACAATCAAGAATATACTTTTATCGTGCCAGCTGCAGGGCAAAACCCTCACATCCTCTACACATCCTGCAACAGATATGATGAAGAGCGCTGGGTAGAAACAAATGGCTTTCAAGCGAACTGGAAAACCATCGTCACCCAACATAAGCAAGCGCCTTTTCATATAAATTTAGGCGGTGGTGATCAAGTATATGCTGATGATGTGCTAGAAATTCCTATTGTGCGTACAAACATAAAAAAATCCGCGCTCACAGTCGAAGAAATAAAAGAATTAGATGAAACGATTCTAAATTTTTATATAAAACTCTATATTTCTTATATCTCTCAACCATTTTATAAAGACATACTTGCATCTATACCTGCTTTAAATATGCTAGATGACCATGAAATATTTAATAATGCAGGCATAACAACCGAGTTTGCAAATAACCCTCTATGCAAAATTCTCTTTGATCATGCTTACGAAATATATATGATTTTTCAAAACCATACCACCACCACAGAAGCAAAATCTCTTGGGTATTTTGGACCAAACGGTCGTAAGAATTTTTCTATTCTACGAAAAGCCGGAGATGTATACATTTTAGGCATGGACATTCGTGGCGACATTTCAAAACAAAGCATTTTACCGGAAGATGCTCGTATGCTCATTTTAGATAAACTCAATACTATTCCTGAAACCGCTACCCATCTTCTTATTATGTCCAGCATCCCAATTGTATTTCCTGAAATTCGCGTATTAACCCGCATTGTAGACTCTGATACATCCAAACTTCAAATGCCTTCTTTATCTGACTTGGTTGGCTTATGGGGAAGTTACCTACTATTTGAAGAACGTGATGCATTCATTCAAGATATTTTAACATTTGCAAAAACACGTAAAGAACAAAACAAACCATTGCGTATAACCTTTTTAGCCGGCGACACACATATGGCAAGCGCAGGTGTTGTATACAAATATAAACACACACCGTTTTATAAAAATCCAGAATATATTTTGCAACTCACAAGTTCTGGTGTTGGTTCAACATTTGGAAAAACAAGAGCTAGTCAGAGTTACTCACAATTTTTCGTGCTAGATGCGCTGCAATTCTTTTTTCAAAAAAAGACGCGCGCAGAAAGCAATAAAAATATAAAAATGCAAATGCTGCATTTTGACAAAAAAGCCCTGCTCAAAATCCGAAATAAAAACTTTTTTATTGCGCAGCGCAATTGGTTAACACTTAGATTTGCAGACGATAAACGCAAAGGTATCACAAACATTCATGCAACTCTTTTTGCAGAACATATTAACTCTGATATCAATAAAGATAAGAAGCCTGTGCAGTATGTTATGGATATACCGGGACTTCTTTAA
- a CDS encoding alkaline phosphatase family protein, translated as MIIVGPSLYFRGCESDYWKISALIVIHESDDIPAFAVFSETLEPFIVDIIQSHQFLRYEIAIPQTNEDQVIPYTVGEQSYALTVPAKNTYPNIFYTSCNRYELKEHPEKGGFETNWREVVFDHAKNPIHLGLGGGDQIYSDGVLSIAEQYIDNPTSKENFQQTVESFYLETYIHYMTAPYYREMLASVPFLNFTDDHEIFNGYGSLPTHSHEAFIYKTIFKVAYRFYLLFQHNMTKDEGAQLGYFGKKHEHAFSTLRHAGPVSILGLDLHGERTQHQMLSKESTDAVFDALETLPTGCKHLLVMSSIPFLFCSFQFISKFFNDLDPQTPRAIERGLGSNILDQWGSDFHLEERDAFFKRLIKFTKKRFSNNQPVRITFLSGEMHIASAGALYEKTFIPPQYNPLYFVQLTSSGIGSTTARTKRNYTFVTLILGLAEHFLSPPTPIKNEPSMKLNLLYWYKDLLLPMPTHNHFISQRNWLRLYFKQNNMQAILFAENESCTLKNRAAPVRYFIDVPGLTQK; from the coding sequence ATGATTATAGTAGGACCATCGCTCTATTTTCGGGGATGCGAAAGCGATTATTGGAAAATTAGTGCACTGATTGTCATACATGAATCAGATGACATTCCTGCTTTTGCCGTTTTCAGTGAAACATTAGAACCTTTTATTGTGGACATAATACAAAGCCATCAATTTCTACGATATGAAATTGCCATACCACAAACAAACGAAGATCAAGTTATCCCATACACCGTTGGAGAACAAAGTTATGCATTAACCGTTCCCGCAAAAAACACTTATCCCAATATTTTCTACACATCCTGCAATAGATATGAGCTCAAAGAACACCCCGAAAAGGGCGGTTTTGAAACAAACTGGCGAGAAGTGGTTTTCGATCATGCGAAGAATCCAATTCACCTAGGTCTTGGCGGAGGTGATCAAATTTATAGTGACGGCGTATTAAGCATCGCAGAACAGTATATAGACAACCCAACCTCTAAAGAAAACTTTCAACAGACTGTAGAAAGTTTTTATCTTGAAACCTACATACATTATATGACGGCGCCCTATTATAGAGAGATGCTTGCATCAGTTCCATTTTTAAATTTCACAGATGACCATGAAATCTTCAATGGCTATGGATCTTTGCCAACCCACTCACACGAAGCATTTATATATAAAACTATTTTCAAAGTTGCGTACAGATTTTACTTACTTTTCCAACACAATATGACAAAAGATGAAGGTGCTCAGCTTGGCTATTTCGGAAAAAAACATGAACACGCGTTTTCTACGTTACGACATGCTGGACCTGTTTCGATTTTAGGCCTTGATCTTCATGGTGAGCGAACACAACATCAAATGCTTTCCAAAGAATCAACCGATGCTGTGTTTGATGCCTTGGAGACTTTGCCGACTGGTTGCAAACACCTTCTTGTAATGAGCAGCATCCCCTTCCTTTTTTGCTCTTTCCAATTCATCAGCAAATTCTTCAATGATCTAGATCCTCAAACGCCACGCGCTATTGAAAGAGGTCTGGGTTCCAATATTCTAGACCAATGGGGCAGTGATTTTCATCTTGAAGAACGAGATGCGTTTTTTAAACGATTGATAAAATTTACAAAGAAAAGATTTTCAAATAACCAACCTGTTCGCATTACATTTCTGTCTGGTGAAATGCACATTGCATCTGCTGGTGCGCTTTATGAAAAAACATTTATCCCTCCACAGTATAATCCTCTCTACTTTGTGCAATTAACAAGCTCTGGCATTGGTAGCACAACAGCACGAACAAAGCGAAATTACACTTTTGTTACGCTCATTCTTGGGCTTGCAGAACATTTCCTCTCCCCTCCAACACCGATAAAAAACGAGCCATCCATGAAGTTAAATTTGCTCTATTGGTATAAAGATTTGCTTTTACCTATGCCCACCCATAATCATTTTATTTCTCAAAGAAACTGGTTGAGACTCTACTTCAAACAAAACAATATGCAGGCTATTTTATTCGCAGAAAATGAATCATGCACATTGAAAAATAGAGCGGCACCTGTGAGGTACTTTATTGATGTGCCTGGATTGACTCAAAAGTAA